A stretch of Pseudomonas sp. 7SR1 DNA encodes these proteins:
- a CDS encoding carbonic anhydrase, with product MKAIIDGFLKFQKNAFPERAKLFKDLATQQNPRALFISCSDSRLVPELVTQREPGDLFVIRNAGNIVPSYGPEPGGVSASVEYAVAALQVADIVVCGHSDCGAMTAVATCKCLDHMPAVAGWLRYADSAKVVNEARKHPDLPSKVASMVRENVIAQLANIQTHPSVRLALEEGRLTLHGWVYDIESGRIDAFDGRTGIFVSLAENPEVHAVSQQARHVA from the coding sequence ATGAAAGCGATCATCGACGGTTTTCTGAAATTCCAAAAAAACGCCTTCCCTGAGCGGGCCAAACTGTTCAAGGACCTGGCCACTCAGCAGAACCCGAGAGCGCTGTTCATCTCCTGTTCTGATAGCCGCTTGGTGCCGGAGCTGGTCACCCAGCGCGAGCCAGGCGATCTGTTTGTCATTCGAAATGCCGGCAATATCGTGCCGTCGTATGGGCCGGAGCCGGGCGGCGTTTCGGCCTCCGTTGAATACGCAGTCGCCGCACTTCAGGTCGCAGACATCGTGGTATGCGGCCACTCAGACTGCGGCGCGATGACCGCCGTGGCCACCTGCAAGTGCCTGGATCACATGCCTGCCGTCGCCGGATGGCTCCGTTACGCCGACTCGGCCAAGGTCGTCAACGAAGCCCGCAAACACCCGGATCTGCCGAGCAAAGTAGCCTCAATGGTGCGCGAAAACGTCATCGCGCAGTTGGCCAACATCCAGACACACCCATCCGTTCGCCTGGCTCTCGAAGAAGGCCGCCTGACCCTGCATGGTTGGGTCTATGACATCGAGAGCGGGCGTATCGACGCCTTCGATGGCCGTACCGGGATCTTCGTGTCCCTCGCCGAGAACCCCGAAGTTCACGCCGTTTCCCAACAAGCCAGGCACGTTGCCTGA
- a CDS encoding RidA family protein codes for MTDRQIIVPDAMRLLCEQAGYAPAVKVGKTLYCAGQVGRTPDLSVIEDPEQQFLAAWENLRIVLKAGGCEFEDVVEMTTYHVDMHRHMPIFRRVKDEVFPRSTCAWTCIGVSELARPGLLVEIKCVAVER; via the coding sequence ATGACTGATCGTCAGATCATTGTTCCAGATGCCATGAGATTGCTCTGCGAGCAGGCTGGTTATGCACCAGCGGTAAAGGTAGGAAAAACCCTTTACTGCGCTGGTCAGGTAGGCCGGACGCCGGACTTATCAGTTATCGAAGACCCCGAACAGCAGTTTTTGGCTGCATGGGAAAATCTCCGGATCGTCTTGAAAGCCGGCGGTTGCGAATTTGAAGATGTCGTCGAAATGACAACCTATCACGTCGATATGCACCGCCACATGCCGATTTTCAGACGCGTAAAGGATGAGGTCTTTCCCAGGAGCACATGTGCATGGACATGCATAGGTGTCAGTGAACTGGCTCGCCCCGGCCTTCTCGTGGAGATCAAATGTGTCGCTGTAGAGCGATAG
- a CDS encoding pyridoxamine 5'-phosphate oxidase family protein, which translates to MERDNDSSAYITTTQALESLYGAVATPSLLKEVDHIHPVYQPFIEAACFVILASSGPGGLDASPRGDAPGFVHVHDSKTLYLPDRRGNNRIDSLRNIVEDPRVALLFLVPGVGETLRVNGTARISVEPGLLARFEVKGQRPRTVLEVTVSSVYFQCSRAVVRAGLWDRERQVERSALPSAGEVFKRICPAKVDGDAYDKALPERVANTLY; encoded by the coding sequence ATGGAACGCGACAACGACAGCAGCGCCTACATCACCACGACACAAGCGCTGGAAAGCCTCTATGGCGCCGTCGCGACGCCCTCGCTGCTCAAGGAAGTCGACCATATCCATCCGGTCTACCAGCCCTTCATCGAAGCGGCTTGCTTCGTGATCCTCGCTTCCTCGGGGCCCGGCGGGCTGGATGCATCCCCGAGGGGCGACGCGCCGGGATTCGTTCATGTCCATGACAGCAAGACGCTGTATCTGCCCGACCGGCGCGGCAACAACCGTATCGATTCGCTGCGAAATATTGTCGAGGATCCCCGGGTCGCGCTGCTTTTCCTGGTGCCGGGCGTGGGGGAAACCTTGCGGGTGAACGGTACGGCCAGGATATCGGTCGAGCCCGGGCTGCTGGCCCGGTTCGAGGTGAAAGGGCAGCGCCCTCGGACCGTTCTGGAAGTCACCGTTTCCAGCGTCTATTTCCAGTGCAGCAGGGCGGTGGTCAGGGCAGGGTTATGGGATAGGGAACGACAGGTCGAGCGCAGCGCCTTGCCCTCGGCAGGCGAAGTGTTCAAACGCATCTGTCCTGCCAAGGTTGATGGCGATGCTTACGACAAGGCCCTGCCGGAGCGTGTCGCCAATACGCTTTATTGA
- a CDS encoding S8/S53 family peptidase encodes MPVRSAALAALLTLATHTLAAAQEPLRLEALKRCGDLLQSQRQDWCLTVRGLGQDAPQLKLGDKAIPAQAVQRDGANLRLSLDSADYQSGPLWLQEGSRTSNAAWLTLRNSHVLAATADEVAKNMDGLTTYVNLVSVLIEEDREGLPEAQRLASKYGAKVVGSIAPLNVYQLRLPASDLVQRDALVLRLGSETSVDAVVVEESAAEETEQATARPAEPKKPAQDSDEWAANRFLDAVNYYQRRIPGQQAPIRPQPVRIGLIERDVDFDTADFADYLGPCSAPRTCVYARDADKPDNHGTTVAGILAARWDDGGNTGFLRGLDKTSGGFEVIVERNSDAGITANIAASVNLVEDGVRVLNWSWGIHRVGAKDVKGDDVDSLLRSGIAMGGYEELLEEFFLWLRKAHPDVVVVNSAGNGSSFSGTDEYRLPSSFITEQLLVVGGHQRSERTGVAVQDPAYAVKRDSSNIDMRVDITAAACAHASTPQAGQEGAVHCGTSYATPMVAGLLAAMLSINPQLQPEQLRMLLRRSAMTIGDNHDFEAMDGEDLTAPILPSERRYQLNDKDVGRSARLDMQKALDLAAQSRERVR; translated from the coding sequence ATGCCCGTACGATCCGCTGCCCTCGCCGCTTTGCTCACCCTGGCCACCCACACCCTGGCTGCCGCGCAAGAGCCGCTGCGCCTGGAAGCCCTGAAGCGCTGCGGCGACCTGCTGCAAAGCCAACGACAGGACTGGTGCCTGACCGTGCGCGGCCTGGGCCAGGACGCCCCACAACTGAAGCTGGGTGACAAGGCGATACCGGCGCAAGCCGTCCAGCGCGACGGGGCCAACCTCCGGTTGAGCCTGGACAGCGCCGACTACCAGAGCGGACCGCTCTGGCTGCAGGAGGGTTCGCGCACCAGCAACGCAGCCTGGCTGACCCTGCGCAACAGTCACGTCCTGGCCGCTACAGCGGACGAAGTGGCGAAGAACATGGACGGCCTGACCACCTACGTCAACCTGGTCAGCGTGCTGATCGAGGAAGATCGCGAAGGCTTGCCGGAAGCCCAGCGCCTGGCCAGCAAGTATGGGGCGAAGGTGGTCGGCAGTATCGCGCCGCTGAACGTGTACCAACTGCGCTTGCCCGCCAGCGACCTGGTGCAGCGCGACGCGCTGGTGCTGCGCCTGGGCAGCGAGACCAGCGTGGATGCCGTGGTGGTGGAAGAATCCGCCGCAGAAGAAACCGAGCAGGCTACCGCCCGCCCGGCAGAACCGAAGAAACCGGCCCAGGACTCCGATGAATGGGCGGCGAACCGCTTTCTCGATGCGGTGAATTATTACCAGCGGCGCATTCCCGGCCAGCAGGCGCCCATCCGACCGCAGCCGGTGCGCATCGGCCTGATCGAGCGCGACGTGGACTTCGACACCGCGGATTTTGCCGATTACCTCGGTCCCTGCTCGGCGCCGCGCACGTGCGTCTACGCACGCGATGCCGATAAGCCGGATAACCATGGCACCACCGTCGCCGGCATCCTCGCCGCGCGCTGGGACGACGGCGGCAATACCGGTTTTCTGAGGGGGCTGGACAAGACCAGCGGTGGTTTCGAGGTCATCGTCGAACGCAATTCGGACGCGGGTATCACCGCCAACATCGCCGCCTCGGTCAACCTCGTGGAAGACGGCGTGCGAGTACTCAACTGGAGTTGGGGCATTCACCGGGTCGGCGCCAAGGATGTCAAAGGTGACGACGTGGATTCGCTGCTGCGCTCGGGGATCGCCATGGGAGGCTACGAGGAACTGTTGGAAGAATTTTTCCTGTGGCTACGCAAGGCTCATCCCGACGTGGTGGTGGTGAACTCCGCCGGCAACGGGTCTTCGTTCTCGGGCACGGACGAATACCGCCTGCCCTCCTCCTTCATCACTGAGCAACTGCTGGTCGTTGGCGGCCACCAGCGCAGCGAACGCACCGGAGTCGCCGTCCAAGACCCGGCCTATGCGGTCAAGCGCGACTCCTCCAACATCGACATGCGTGTCGATATCACAGCCGCCGCCTGCGCCCACGCCTCGACGCCCCAGGCCGGCCAGGAAGGCGCGGTGCATTGCGGCACCTCCTATGCCACCCCCATGGTGGCGGGATTGCTGGCGGCGATGCTGTCCATCAATCCGCAACTGCAACCCGAACAGTTGCGCATGCTGCTGCGCCGCAGCGCCATGACCATTGGCGATAATCACGACTTCGAGGCCATGGACGGCGAGGATCTCACCGCGCCCATCCTGCCATCGGAGCGCCGTTATCAGCTCAACGACAAAGACGTGGGCCGCTCGGCGCGGCTGGACATGCAAAAGGCATTGGACCTGGCCGCCCAGAGTCGCGAGCGGGTGCGCTGA
- a CDS encoding LysR family transcriptional regulator, with protein MNLNALLDFFLVATHEGLGKASRASGIPKATLSRRIAELEEQLGVRLIERSARGLKLTEAGQGLMARAEGPLGEVAEAMTAAREGVSTPRGRLRVAAPVLFSQLAMGHIGAQFCRAYPQVEIEVVAEDRKVDLVEEQFDVAIRINPSPDSNLVGRCFARDRLVVVAAPGIPKPMPGDVRVVPGIVTSTFQPTQWVLDGGQLVLEPNPNMRFSSFLMVRDAAVAGGGAALIPQSIAWNQLARGELVQWGTMVGAEPALWVLHTSRRLAPPKVRAFVDFICARYPDLSLTFEGTEKSSA; from the coding sequence ATGAACCTGAATGCGTTGCTGGATTTCTTTCTGGTCGCCACCCATGAGGGGTTGGGGAAGGCCAGCCGCGCGAGCGGTATCCCCAAGGCCACCCTGTCGCGGCGTATTGCGGAGCTTGAAGAGCAACTGGGGGTGCGGCTGATCGAGCGTAGCGCCCGCGGCCTGAAACTCACCGAAGCCGGCCAGGGCCTTATGGCTCGGGCCGAGGGGCCACTGGGTGAAGTGGCCGAAGCCATGACGGCAGCTCGGGAAGGCGTTTCGACACCTCGTGGCCGCTTGCGGGTCGCGGCCCCCGTGCTGTTCTCCCAGCTCGCGATGGGACACATCGGAGCGCAATTCTGTAGGGCCTACCCGCAGGTCGAGATTGAAGTCGTGGCGGAAGATCGGAAGGTGGATCTGGTGGAGGAGCAATTCGATGTCGCCATCCGGATCAACCCGAGTCCGGACAGCAATCTGGTCGGCCGCTGCTTCGCCAGGGACCGGTTGGTGGTCGTGGCCGCGCCGGGCATACCCAAGCCCATGCCCGGGGACGTCAGGGTGGTTCCCGGCATCGTGACCTCGACCTTCCAGCCCACCCAGTGGGTTCTCGATGGTGGGCAGTTGGTCCTGGAGCCGAACCCGAACATGCGATTCTCCTCCTTCTTGATGGTCCGGGATGCCGCTGTGGCCGGTGGCGGTGCAGCGCTCATTCCACAATCCATCGCCTGGAACCAGCTTGCCCGTGGCGAGTTGGTTCAGTGGGGCACGATGGTGGGCGCCGAACCGGCGCTTTGGGTCTTGCATACCTCCAGGCGTCTTGCGCCCCCCAAGGTTCGCGCATTCGTGGACTTCATCTGCGCCCGATACCCGGACCTTTCCCTGACTTTCGAAGGCACCGAGAAGTCTTCAGCCTGA
- the cynS gene encoding cyanase: MIQTQATRTARQELTETIILAKARKDLSFAEIVDGTGLSEAFVTAALLGQHPLPASAANVVGRKLDLDADQIALLQSMPIRGSFFDGVPSDPTIYRFYEMISVYGTTLKALVHEKFGDGIISAINFKLDIKKVEDPEGGHRAVITLDGKYLPTKPF, encoded by the coding sequence ATGATCCAGACTCAAGCCACCCGCACCGCTCGCCAGGAGCTGACTGAAACCATCATTCTGGCCAAGGCTCGCAAAGACCTGTCCTTCGCCGAGATCGTTGACGGCACCGGCTTGTCCGAAGCCTTCGTCACTGCTGCCTTGCTCGGCCAGCATCCGCTGCCTGCCAGCGCCGCCAATGTCGTGGGCAGGAAACTCGACCTCGATGCCGATCAGATCGCCTTGCTGCAATCGATGCCAATTCGCGGCAGCTTTTTTGACGGCGTACCGTCCGACCCGACCATCTACCGTTTCTACGAGATGATCTCGGTATACGGCACCACCCTCAAAGCTCTGGTTCACGAAAAGTTCGGCGACGGCATCATCAGTGCCATCAACTTCAAGCTGGACATCAAGAAAGTCGAAGATCCGGAGGGCGGCCATCGCGCCGTGATCACCCTGGACGGCAAGTACCTGCCTACCAAGCCCTTCTGA
- a CDS encoding DUF2790 domain-containing protein — protein MKRLLVLFLACLGSVAMADEQDTRAAQVTVEPYQYAQKLDIAHIVAMTPIPNICDVVPVQMTYDDSRGDRHIMEYQVIGTGCTN, from the coding sequence ATGAAACGGTTACTCGTCTTATTCCTGGCCTGCCTTGGCTCTGTCGCCATGGCCGATGAACAGGATACTCGGGCTGCGCAAGTTACAGTCGAGCCCTATCAATACGCTCAGAAACTGGATATCGCGCACATTGTGGCGATGACGCCGATACCCAATATCTGCGATGTAGTGCCGGTGCAGATGACTTACGACGACTCCAGAGGCGATCGGCACATCATGGAGTACCAGGTTATAGGGACGGGCTGTACCAATTGA
- a CDS encoding response regulator transcription factor: protein MTAHDPNESMIYIVDDDSSVRASLQDLLASVGLPSMAFGSAREFMDATLADTPACLILDVRMPGLSGLDFQQEMARLNIQVPVVFITAHGDIPMSVKAMKGGALEFLTKPFREQDLLDAIGLGLSRDRQRRQLAEKMDELKRRHRTLTDGEREVMDLVVCGLLNKQVAGRLGLSEVTVKVRRGALMRKMGADSLATLVKMSERLKDAS, encoded by the coding sequence ATGACAGCCCATGACCCCAACGAATCGATGATCTATATCGTCGATGACGACAGTTCCGTGCGCGCCTCGCTGCAGGACCTCCTGGCTTCCGTCGGCCTGCCGAGCATGGCCTTCGGCTCGGCGCGGGAATTCATGGACGCCACGCTTGCCGATACGCCGGCGTGCCTGATCCTCGACGTGCGGATGCCGGGCTTGAGCGGCCTGGATTTCCAGCAGGAAATGGCCCGCTTGAACATCCAGGTTCCGGTTGTCTTCATCACCGCCCATGGCGACATTCCCATGTCGGTGAAGGCCATGAAAGGCGGGGCACTGGAGTTCCTGACCAAACCGTTTCGTGAACAGGACCTGCTGGACGCCATCGGCCTGGGCTTGAGTCGTGATCGGCAGCGACGTCAGCTCGCAGAAAAGATGGATGAGCTGAAACGTCGTCACCGCACCCTCACTGACGGAGAGCGGGAGGTGATGGATCTGGTGGTCTGCGGTCTGCTGAACAAGCAGGTGGCCGGGCGGCTGGGGTTGAGCGAAGTGACGGTGAAGGTGCGACGCGGCGCCTTGATGCGCAAGATGGGCGCCGATTCGTTGGCCACGTTGGTGAAGATGTCGGAAAGACTCAAGGACGCCAGCTGA
- a CDS encoding substrate-binding periplasmic protein yields the protein MKYSIFAVALLCLLLGTPVRAESYLVVTEEWAPYNYLENNQLTGMTTEIVRAIMTLTADDFPIEVLPSMRSSRVLKTRPKTILYSMFRTAEREPLYKWVGPIVEESIYPYQLASAQQPVNTLEQLLQAPQITTRNAGLIPEVLQSRGFRNLDKSATGSLQLYRMLLAGRTEIIVGDTPAGMAYYSRQLKIPPGLLRQVPVELYRSSLYIAFSRDSDDSVVAAWARALEQLRRSGELERIQRRYAQPR from the coding sequence TTGAAATATTCCATATTCGCCGTTGCGCTGCTCTGCCTACTGCTCGGCACGCCGGTCAGGGCCGAGTCGTACCTGGTCGTCACCGAAGAGTGGGCGCCGTACAACTATCTGGAAAACAATCAACTGACGGGCATGACCACGGAAATCGTCCGGGCCATCATGACGTTGACCGCAGACGACTTCCCCATCGAAGTGCTGCCCAGCATGCGCAGTTCACGGGTCTTGAAGACCCGGCCGAAGACCATCCTGTATTCCATGTTCCGTACCGCCGAACGCGAACCGCTGTACAAGTGGGTCGGGCCCATCGTCGAGGAATCCATTTACCCCTATCAACTGGCCAGTGCACAGCAACCGGTCAATACACTGGAGCAACTGTTGCAGGCGCCCCAGATCACCACACGCAATGCCGGCCTGATTCCCGAAGTGCTGCAATCACGCGGCTTCAGGAATCTGGACAAGAGCGCCACCGGAAGCCTGCAGCTCTACCGCATGCTCCTGGCCGGGCGAACGGAGATCATCGTCGGCGATACCCCGGCGGGCATGGCTTACTACAGCCGTCAGTTGAAAATCCCGCCTGGCCTGTTGCGGCAGGTGCCTGTCGAACTCTATCGATCCTCGCTGTACATCGCCTTCAGCCGCGACTCGGATGACAGCGTCGTCGCCGCCTGGGCCCGCGCCCTGGAGCAACTGCGCCGCTCGGGCGAGCTGGAGCGCATCCAGCGCCGGTACGCCCAGCCCAGGTAG
- a CDS encoding MerR family transcriptional regulator, which produces MLLRVGELARRTGLTVRTFHYYDSIGLLRPSTRTDAGYRLYNRNDIARLHQIQALRELGMSLAEIGAAIDDPDLALVPTLERQISAIDRLIAQQTHLRNRLSLLKTRLVAGEAPELDDWLTTLEMMFMYDRYFTQDQLDHLPFYQADGALRTQWLELAAEANALHEAGTPPSSEAAQQLARRWMCTLERDTDANPDWLLRLSSMHAQEPLFQQQLGVSPQVVAYLLEAFAESKLCVFARYLSAEEFAFMRQHYGRQMQGWPPLLMDLRNALDAGAMPDGEQGRALAARWLALFRGYAGDDPSTHQKIRDAMQQEPSLAEGTWLDERCLGFLKKAVAGLMGEAH; this is translated from the coding sequence ATGTTGCTTCGAGTAGGTGAACTGGCCAGGCGCACGGGATTGACCGTGCGGACCTTTCATTACTACGACAGCATCGGACTGCTGCGTCCTTCGACCCGCACCGACGCCGGCTACCGCCTCTACAACCGTAACGACATCGCTCGCCTGCACCAGATCCAGGCGCTGCGCGAGCTCGGCATGTCGCTGGCAGAGATCGGCGCGGCAATCGACGATCCGGACCTCGCGCTCGTTCCCACCCTCGAGCGGCAGATCAGCGCCATCGACCGCCTGATCGCGCAGCAGACGCATTTGCGCAATCGGCTGAGCTTGCTCAAGACGCGGCTCGTGGCGGGGGAGGCGCCGGAGCTGGACGACTGGCTGACCACGTTGGAGATGATGTTCATGTACGACCGCTATTTCACCCAAGACCAACTCGACCACCTGCCGTTCTATCAGGCCGATGGCGCCCTGCGCACGCAGTGGCTGGAACTGGCCGCCGAGGCCAATGCGCTTCATGAAGCTGGTACCCCGCCCAGCAGCGAAGCCGCCCAGCAGCTTGCCCGACGCTGGATGTGCACCCTGGAGCGTGACACCGACGCCAATCCCGACTGGCTGCTCAGGCTCAGCAGTATGCACGCCCAGGAGCCTCTGTTTCAGCAGCAATTGGGGGTGTCGCCGCAGGTGGTGGCTTATCTGCTGGAGGCCTTCGCCGAGAGCAAGCTTTGCGTGTTCGCCCGTTACCTCTCGGCCGAGGAGTTCGCTTTCATGCGCCAGCACTATGGACGCCAGATGCAGGGGTGGCCGCCGTTGCTGATGGACTTGCGCAATGCTCTGGACGCCGGCGCCATGCCGGATGGAGAGCAGGGGCGGGCACTGGCTGCGCGCTGGCTCGCCCTGTTCCGGGGTTATGCCGGGGACGATCCGAGCACCCACCAGAAGATCCGCGATGCCATGCAACAGGAGCCCAGCCTCGCCGAAGGCACCTGGCTGGATGAGCGCTGCCTGGGCTTTCTGAAGAAAGCGGTGGCCGGGCTGATGGGGGAGGCGCATTGA
- a CDS encoding NmrA family NAD(P)-binding protein yields the protein MSILVIGATGTIGSLVTQGLANANVEVKALVRQAGKRAFPAGVTEVVADLTDVASMRTALSSVRTLFLLNAVTPDEVTQALVTLNLAREAGIERIVYLSVIHADTFSNVPHFTGKYTVERMIERLDIPATILRPAYFMQNDRMVQQTIQDYSVYPMPIGAAGVCMIDARDIADVAVAELLRRDKAAAALDRLTLELIGPQALTGASVANIWSAVLGREVAYGGDDVVAFEGQLASHGPAWLAYDMRLMMEGIQADGMRAAEGTVERLQTLIGHPLRTYEDFVRQAVAGV from the coding sequence ATGAGCATTCTCGTCATCGGTGCCACGGGCACCATCGGTTCACTCGTCACCCAGGGCCTGGCCAACGCGAACGTCGAGGTCAAGGCCCTCGTGCGCCAAGCGGGCAAACGGGCGTTCCCGGCCGGCGTCACCGAAGTCGTCGCCGACCTCACTGATGTCGCATCGATGCGCACCGCGCTGTCGTCAGTGCGTACGCTGTTCCTGCTCAATGCCGTGACGCCCGATGAGGTCACCCAGGCCCTCGTTACACTGAACCTCGCTCGCGAGGCCGGCATCGAGCGCATCGTCTACCTGTCGGTGATTCACGCCGACACGTTCAGCAATGTCCCGCATTTCACCGGCAAATATACGGTCGAGCGCATGATCGAGCGTCTCGACATCCCCGCCACCATCCTGCGACCGGCGTATTTCATGCAGAACGATCGCATGGTCCAACAGACGATCCAGGACTATTCGGTGTACCCGATGCCCATCGGTGCGGCGGGCGTCTGCATGATCGATGCGCGGGATATCGCCGACGTCGCCGTGGCCGAGCTGTTGCGCCGCGACAAGGCCGCTGCCGCGCTGGATAGGCTCACGCTGGAGTTGATCGGGCCGCAAGCGCTTACCGGTGCTAGCGTGGCGAATATCTGGAGCGCCGTGCTGGGTCGCGAAGTCGCTTATGGAGGGGATGACGTGGTCGCTTTCGAAGGGCAACTGGCGTCACACGGGCCCGCCTGGCTGGCCTATGACATGCGCTTGATGATGGAGGGAATCCAGGCAGACGGCATGCGGGCAGCCGAAGGGACGGTGGAACGACTCCAGACCCTTATCGGCCACCCGCTGCGCACCTATGAAGATTTCGTGCGCCAGGCAGTTGCCGGGGTCTGA
- a CDS encoding ASCH domain-containing protein translates to MNSKSWLVPASRYPFRKTVQSYADFQERSIRALSIVRPSGGRIASGEKTLEVRRWHPDLDPAEDLLIVENKRFLHADGDEDADGIAVAIVRVKVVRPFLLADMEAACASYFEEGWLAWELSHVRPVAHPAIVRAARGIYEVDFLLPGKY, encoded by the coding sequence GTGAACTCAAAATCGTGGCTTGTCCCAGCTTCACGTTATCCCTTTCGAAAAACGGTTCAGTCGTACGCTGACTTTCAGGAGAGATCCATCAGAGCCTTATCAATAGTTCGACCCAGTGGCGGTCGAATCGCTTCTGGCGAGAAAACACTTGAAGTTCGTCGTTGGCATCCAGATCTAGATCCCGCCGAGGATCTGCTGATTGTCGAAAACAAACGATTTCTCCACGCCGACGGAGACGAAGATGCTGACGGTATCGCTGTCGCAATCGTGCGCGTTAAAGTCGTGCGTCCTTTCCTCCTGGCTGACATGGAAGCAGCCTGTGCAAGCTATTTTGAAGAGGGCTGGTTAGCCTGGGAGCTGAGTCACGTGAGGCCAGTCGCACACCCTGCCATTGTCCGCGCGGCAAGGGGGATATACGAGGTAGATTTTCTTCTTCCAGGCAAGTACTGA
- a CDS encoding sensor histidine kinase, with product MRDEYPVRSTQLTLRLLLLLGLSLGIAAIDTVTDLEIAVGVFQIVVVLIAVRILPTRAVAGLSVACMLLTILSYRLTRFGDTEAGLVNVLISLAAIAGTTYLALRLSAAIGTVHKTRAHLAHIARVNMLGELAASIAHEVNQPLAAVATSSSACLRWMANDPPNLPKARQAVERIIADTHRASEIITRLRGMARHQAPSKRWLNVADTVNAALRLLAGELNEQNISLRVHVQEGLPPMLADEVQIQQVILNLAMNGIDAMRQVDVEQRSLEVNVVLESAQRLLFCVSDQGKGLSGNDHERVFDAFYSTKHDGMGMGLAISRSIIEAHDGRLWVSSDPQSGATFHFTLPAVTRESDDSP from the coding sequence ATGCGAGATGAATATCCAGTGAGAAGCACTCAATTGACCCTTCGCCTGCTGCTGTTGCTGGGATTGTCCCTCGGCATCGCGGCCATAGACACCGTCACCGACCTTGAAATCGCGGTGGGCGTCTTCCAGATCGTCGTGGTGCTGATTGCCGTACGAATCCTGCCGACCCGCGCCGTCGCCGGCCTGTCGGTCGCCTGCATGCTCCTGACGATCCTCAGTTATCGGCTCACCCGCTTCGGCGATACGGAGGCCGGGCTGGTCAACGTCCTGATCAGCCTCGCCGCCATCGCCGGTACCACCTACCTGGCGCTGCGCCTGTCCGCCGCCATCGGCACGGTGCACAAAACCCGCGCGCACCTGGCGCACATCGCTCGCGTCAACATGCTGGGGGAGCTGGCCGCGTCCATCGCTCACGAAGTGAACCAGCCACTGGCCGCGGTGGCCACCAGCAGCAGCGCGTGCCTGCGCTGGATGGCCAACGACCCGCCCAACCTGCCCAAGGCCCGCCAGGCCGTGGAACGCATCATCGCCGACACCCATCGGGCCAGCGAAATCATTACCCGCCTGCGGGGCATGGCCCGGCACCAGGCCCCCAGCAAGCGGTGGCTGAACGTCGCCGACACGGTGAATGCCGCGCTGCGGCTGCTGGCCGGCGAACTGAACGAGCAGAACATCAGCCTACGGGTGCATGTCCAGGAAGGCCTGCCGCCGATGCTGGCGGATGAAGTACAGATCCAGCAGGTCATCCTGAACCTGGCGATGAACGGGATCGACGCGATGCGGCAGGTCGATGTCGAGCAGCGCAGCCTGGAGGTCAATGTCGTACTGGAATCGGCCCAGCGCTTGCTCTTTTGTGTGTCAGACCAGGGCAAGGGCCTCAGCGGCAACGACCACGAACGGGTATTCGACGCGTTCTACAGCACCAAGCACGACGGCATGGGCATGGGCCTGGCCATCAGCCGTTCCATCATCGAGGCCCATGACGGTCGCCTCTGGGTCAGCAGCGATCCACAGTCAGGCGCCACCTTCCACTTCACCCTGCCGGCCGTAACCCGAGAATCCGATGACAGCCCATGA
- a CDS encoding GNAT family N-acetyltransferase, with the protein MPVTVRVAVADDAQHLPAIEASAALAFGSIDELSWVAQSPPMSVERHRQLIALSTCWVALDDESAPQGFLSAERYGEALHIHEISVARPWQGRGVGRRLIEVAQEHARSNGLHLVTLTTFIDVPWNAPFYARMGFQAQATQDLQPRLAALLSAEYQRGYAPGSRCAMVWSVT; encoded by the coding sequence ATGCCTGTGACTGTTCGTGTCGCCGTTGCGGACGACGCACAACACCTGCCCGCCATCGAGGCGTCCGCCGCCCTGGCGTTCGGAAGCATTGATGAGTTGAGCTGGGTGGCGCAGTCGCCGCCGATGTCCGTCGAGCGACATCGCCAGCTCATTGCGCTATCGACATGCTGGGTCGCCCTCGATGACGAAAGCGCGCCGCAAGGGTTTCTCAGTGCCGAGCGCTACGGCGAGGCTCTTCATATCCATGAGATATCCGTCGCGCGGCCCTGGCAGGGCCGGGGCGTGGGGCGGCGTCTGATAGAGGTTGCCCAGGAGCATGCCCGCTCCAACGGGCTGCATCTGGTCACCCTCACGACATTCATCGACGTGCCCTGGAATGCCCCGTTTTATGCCCGCATGGGTTTCCAGGCTCAAGCCACCCAAGACCTGCAGCCGCGACTGGCGGCCCTGTTGAGCGCCGAATACCAACGCGGATACGCTCCGGGCAGCCGCTGTGCAATGGTCTGGTCAGTCACCTGA